CGCCAGGCCTCGCGCGCCGTCGAAGTACAGCGGCTCCGCGCGCCCCATCCTCCTCAGCGCCATCAACCCCGCCGCCACCCCCGACGTCAGCAGCGCCAGCCGCAATGGAGCCAGCGCCGGGATCCACGCCTGCGGCACCATGTACATCAGCGCCGCGAAGGCGGTCAGCGCATAGAACGCCACCACATCCCGACGCTCCGCCGTGTCGCCCACCACCATCCCGTCCTCCTCCCGACCGAGCACCCCGGTGCGCACACCGGGACCCTCATTCGAGAGCAGTTCGCTAGCAGGCGATATGCCAACCGCCCCGGAGGGCGAAGTCCCGTGGATCCAAGTGCTTAGCCATTGGGGCGGAAAGGTGGGACTGAAAGGATTACGGCTTTCCGCTTTCCATGGGCAGCAGAACGGAGGCGATCGGGTTCAACTTGCCCTCCTGGAGGAACGAGGGCGCAAGCTCCTCCAGCAGGCGGGCGAGCGTCGTCTTCACCATGCGGCGCAGCTCGGGCCGCGCCGACTCGGGCACCGCCGGCTCCAGCACCGCCACCGCGCGATCAACCACGCCCGCACGCAGGCGCGGGGCCTCCGGAGTACCCTCGAAGAGCAGCGCCCCCAGCTCATCGCCCCGCCCCGAGGGCACCGGCCTCGGGTCCACCCTTCCCTCCAGCAGCGCCAGGGCCACCACGGCGGCGAAGAGGTGCTCCGCCCCCAGGGTGTTCGGCTCCACGCCGAAGCGGGCCAGCACCTCGCGCGCCTGCTTCTGCGAGCCACCCAGCAGCGCACCCAACAGCGCCACCTGCGCCTCCGCCCGTGCCAGCACCTCCCCGCTGGAGGCCAGCTCGCGCCTCGAGCGGAAGGGCACCGCCTCCGCTCCGGGCACCTTCAACGCGCGGCGCGGGCGCTTGCGGCGCAACGCCTCGATGGCCGCGGCCTCCTCCGGGAACAGCAGCGGCATGCCCTCCACCTGCGCCAGCGGCTGCTTCATCAGCCGGTCCGCGCGGAACTTGAGCTCCAGGGTCAGGGAGAAGCCCACCTGGAAGACGCGCCGCATCTCCGTGTCGCGCACCACCTGCGTGGCCCGCGACGGATCTCCTCCCGTCAGGTGCTCCAATCCCAGTAGCAGGTAGTCGCGCGCCATCTCGCCCACGCGCCGGATGGCATCCAGCTCGCCCGGCTCCTCCACCTCGGCCACCAGCGTGGCGTTGGCCAGGTAGCGCAGCTCGGTCTCCAGGTTCTCCCGCTCCAGCTCGTCCAGGCCCCGGAAGGCGGCCTCCAGGTAGTCCGGCTGGCCCTGCCCCGCCACCAGCGCCGTGCCCGCGGACGGCGCCGGCGCCGGCCCCGTGTCCACCCGGCTGAAGAGCCTCACCGCCTCCTCCAACGGCGGGAAGCCCAGATCCTGCAGCCGCGCCGTGCGGAAGCGGTGCGCCGTCTCCTCCAGCTCTCCGGGCACCTCCCAGCGCGTGGCCTCCAGAAAGCGCACCGCCTCGAAGGGGTTGTCCGCGATCAGATCGTTGAGCAGGGAGCGCATCCCGGCCAGCTCCGGACCCTCCACGCCCTTGAACTCCACCAGGTAGCGGCCCTCGGGCGTCTCCATCGTCACGCCCTCCGGGTTGACGTCCGGGTTCTCCTCCAGGTCGTGGATGACGGTGAACTCGCGCAGCAGCGACTCGAGCACCTCCGTGTCCACCCCGCGCAGCTTCTGGAGGAAGTCCTCGGGCTCGTCCCCGCGCGCGGCACGCAGCCAGGTGAGCACCTCGTGCAGCGAGAGCTTGTCCTTCTTCCATCCGCCCAGGTCCACGAAGGTGCGGAACTGCTCCGGCGACGCCAGGTGGACGAGCTCGGTCGAGTCCGCCAGCCCCACCTCCATGATGGTGAAGTAGAGGTCCTCCGCGGGCAGCGAGCGCACCAGGGCGCGCGCGTCGCGCGACTCGATGAGCGCATCGAGCCGCCTCCGGGCGGGCAGCGACGCGAGTTGCCGGCGCACGGCGCTCAGCGCGCGCTGGGTGTCACTTCCATTCCCACTGCTTCCGTTTCCCTTGCCGTTCGACACGGCGCGTGCCTACCACAGCCCCTCCCGGGCCGGGAGTGGAAGCAGGGCTCAACTCACGGCGTTCAACAACGCGTCCCACACCTCGTCCAGGCCCAGCTTCTCCGTCGCGGAGAAGGCCAGCACGGCCTCGCGGGGAAGGGACAGCTCCTCGGCGAGCGCCTGCAGGCGCGGCTTGCGGCGCGCCTTGGGGAGCCGGTCGATCTTCGTGGCCACCACCAGGATGGGACGCTTCGCCTCCTGGAGATAGTCGAGTGTCTGGAAGTCGTCCGAGGTGGGCCCCACCTCGGCGTCGATGATGCTCACCACCACCTTCAAGTCCCGCCGCTTCTCCAGGTAGGTGGTGATCATCGACTGCCAGCTGGCCCGCTCCGTCTTGCTCACCTTGGCGAAGCCGTAGCCGGGCAGGTCCGCGAAGCGCACGGTGTGGCGCTTGCCCTCGCC
The sequence above is a segment of the Archangium lipolyticum genome. Coding sequences within it:
- a CDS encoding DUF6178 family protein — its product is MSNGKGNGSSGNGSDTQRALSAVRRQLASLPARRRLDALIESRDARALVRSLPAEDLYFTIMEVGLADSTELVHLASPEQFRTFVDLGGWKKDKLSLHEVLTWLRAARGDEPEDFLQKLRGVDTEVLESLLREFTVIHDLEENPDVNPEGVTMETPEGRYLVEFKGVEGPELAGMRSLLNDLIADNPFEAVRFLEATRWEVPGELEETAHRFRTARLQDLGFPPLEEAVRLFSRVDTGPAPAPSAGTALVAGQGQPDYLEAAFRGLDELERENLETELRYLANATLVAEVEEPGELDAIRRVGEMARDYLLLGLEHLTGGDPSRATQVVRDTEMRRVFQVGFSLTLELKFRADRLMKQPLAQVEGMPLLFPEEAAAIEALRRKRPRRALKVPGAEAVPFRSRRELASSGEVLARAEAQVALLGALLGGSQKQAREVLARFGVEPNTLGAEHLFAAVVALALLEGRVDPRPVPSGRGDELGALLFEGTPEAPRLRAGVVDRAVAVLEPAVPESARPELRRMVKTTLARLLEELAPSFLQEGKLNPIASVLLPMESGKP
- the yihA gene encoding ribosome biogenesis GTP-binding protein YihA/YsxC, whose protein sequence is MIKILDARFLTTAVEPKGYPAGVATPEVAFVGRSNVGKSSMINALAGRKKLVRVSNTPGRTRTINFFDVDVEGEGKRHTVRFADLPGYGFAKVSKTERASWQSMITTYLEKRRDLKVVVSIIDAEVGPTSDDFQTLDYLQEAKRPILVVATKIDRLPKARRKPRLQALAEELSLPREAVLAFSATEKLGLDEVWDALLNAVS